From the genome of Parasteatoda tepidariorum isolate YZ-2023 chromosome X1, CAS_Ptep_4.0, whole genome shotgun sequence, one region includes:
- the LOC107448952 gene encoding protein TEX261, translated as MWFLYLLSWLGIVIQISFIILSVAAGLYYIAELIEEYTVFTCKVIRILILVTMAVYGGLFLFEDFPASMILSGLVSQVMHFWVLRTFPFFDLTSLPFIGAVGFVIFDHYLAFRYFSSVYYPFSQVLAYFTICLWLVPFAFFVSLSANENILPTMAETRPLNADESDVVTNYFSRRSKRYGLLSFFNYAKESILPQRVKKSF; from the exons ATGTGGTTTTTATATCTTCTCAGTTGGCTAGGAATTGTCATCCAAATTAGCTTTATAATTCTATCTGTTG ctgCTGGTCTTTACTATATTGCTGAACTGATTGAAGAATATACAGTCTTCACTTGCAAAGTCATTAGAATACTAATCTTG gtAACTATGGCTGTGTATGgaggattatttttatttgaagatttcCCAGCTTCCATGATACTTTCTGGTCTTGTTAGTCAAGTGATGCATTTTTGGGTGCTAAGAACATTTCCATTCTTTGATTTAACATCATTGCCATTTATTGGCGCTGTTG gttttgttatttttgatcattatttAGCCTTTCGATATTTCTCATCTGTGTACTACCCATTTTCACAG gTTCTAGCCTACTTCACTATTTGTTTGTGGCTTGTACCATTTGcgttttttgtttcattgtcTGCAAATGAAAATATCCTACCCACAATGGCTGAAACTAGACCACTGAATGCAG atgAAAGTGATGTTGTTACAAATTACTTTTCCCGTCGAAGTAAGCGGTATGGATTGTTGTCTTTCTTCAATTACGCAAAGGAGAGTATTTTACCTCAAAGAGTCAAAAAATCTTTCTAG